The following proteins are co-located in the Imtechella halotolerans genome:
- the eno gene encoding phosphopyruvate hydratase — translation MSMIIGVHARQILDSRGNPTVEVDVTTENGVMGRAAVPSGASTGEHEAVELRDGGKSYMGKGVLKAVENVNTIIAEGILGMSVFEQNLIDQMMIELDGTPNKSNLGANAILGVSLAVAKAAANELGMPLYRYVGGVSANTLPVPMMNIINGGSHSDAPIAFQEFMIMPVKAQDFTHAMQMGTEIFHNLKKVLHDRGLSTAVGDEGGFAPTLEGTEDALETIIKSIEKAGYKAGDEVMIALDCASAEFYVDGKYDYTKFEGDKGKVRTSQEQADYLAELVAKYPIISIEDGMDENDWEGWKYLTDKVGNKVQLVGDDLFVTNVQRLSRGIENGIANSILIKVNQIGTLTETIAAVNMAHNAGYTSVMSHRSGETEDNTIADLAVALNTGQIKTGSASRSDRMAKYNQLLRIEEELGSVAYYPQERAFKVK, via the coding sequence ATGAGTATGATTATAGGTGTGCATGCACGCCAAATTTTAGATTCAAGAGGGAATCCTACAGTTGAAGTAGATGTAACAACTGAAAATGGTGTAATGGGAAGAGCTGCTGTGCCTTCAGGTGCATCCACAGGGGAACATGAAGCTGTAGAATTACGTGATGGAGGTAAGTCCTACATGGGTAAAGGAGTTCTTAAAGCAGTAGAAAACGTTAATACAATTATAGCTGAGGGAATTTTAGGTATGTCTGTTTTTGAACAGAATCTTATCGATCAGATGATGATTGAATTGGATGGAACACCTAATAAATCTAATTTAGGGGCTAATGCAATTTTGGGAGTTTCTTTAGCTGTAGCTAAGGCAGCTGCTAATGAACTTGGAATGCCTTTGTATCGGTATGTTGGTGGTGTAAGTGCTAATACACTTCCAGTACCGATGATGAATATTATCAATGGAGGTTCACATTCTGATGCTCCAATTGCATTTCAAGAATTCATGATAATGCCGGTTAAAGCACAGGATTTTACACATGCTATGCAGATGGGAACTGAAATCTTTCATAATCTGAAAAAGGTATTACATGATAGAGGCTTAAGTACAGCTGTTGGTGATGAAGGCGGTTTTGCTCCAACTCTGGAAGGTACTGAGGATGCGTTAGAAACTATTATTAAGTCTATCGAAAAGGCAGGATACAAAGCTGGTGATGAAGTAATGATTGCGTTAGATTGTGCTTCAGCTGAATTTTATGTTGATGGAAAATATGATTATACTAAGTTCGAAGGTGATAAGGGCAAGGTGCGCACCTCACAAGAGCAAGCTGATTATTTGGCTGAATTAGTAGCTAAATATCCAATTATTTCTATAGAAGATGGTATGGATGAAAATGATTGGGAAGGATGGAAATATCTCACTGATAAGGTTGGAAATAAGGTTCAACTTGTAGGTGACGATTTATTTGTGACGAATGTTCAACGATTGTCTAGAGGTATTGAGAATGGTATTGCTAATTCTATCTTGATTAAGGTAAATCAAATAGGTACTTTAACAGAAACTATTGCCGCTGTTAATATGGCCCACAATGCAGGGTATACATCAGTAATGTCTCACCGCTCTGGGGAAACTGAAGATAATACAATTGCTGATCTGGCTGTAGCATTAAATACGGGACAAATAAAAACAGGTTCAGCTTCACGTTCTGACCGCATGGCTAAGTATAACCAATTACTTCGAATTGAAGAGGAATTAGGAAGTGTTGCTTACTATCCGCAAGAAAGAGCTTTTAAAGTAAAATAA
- the carA gene encoding glutamine-hydrolyzing carbamoyl-phosphate synthase small subunit, translating into MKYQSKKKAVLILADGTIFHGKAVGNEGTAFGEVCFNTGMTGYQEIFTDPSYFGQIMVTTNAHIGNYGVTEEIEMESDGVKIAGLVCKNFSYNFSRPEASGSLEDFLNKNNLFAICDVDTRALVSYIRDNGAMNAVISTDVANIDILKERLAQVPDMNGLELASKVSTKEPYYFGDENATFKIAALDIGIKKNILRSLANRDAYIKVFPYNATFNEMQDWNPDGYFLSNGPGDPEPLNEAIELAKEILSRNLPLFGICLGHQVIALANGIPTYKMYNGHRGINHPVMNLVTGKGEITSQNHGFAVDREATEAHSDVEITHVHLNDNTVAGIRMKSKNCFSVQYHPEASPGPHDASYLFDQFIENIKQSKL; encoded by the coding sequence ATGAAGTATCAATCCAAAAAGAAAGCCGTACTCATTTTAGCAGACGGAACTATTTTTCACGGAAAAGCAGTAGGAAATGAAGGAACCGCCTTTGGAGAGGTGTGTTTCAATACAGGAATGACAGGTTATCAGGAAATTTTTACTGATCCTTCCTATTTTGGACAGATTATGGTAACTACCAATGCCCATATTGGTAATTATGGTGTTACTGAAGAAATTGAAATGGAATCCGATGGTGTAAAGATCGCCGGATTGGTGTGTAAAAATTTCAGTTATAATTTCTCAAGACCCGAGGCATCAGGCTCATTAGAAGATTTTCTTAATAAGAATAATTTGTTTGCCATATGTGACGTAGATACCCGTGCATTAGTAAGTTATATTCGAGATAATGGCGCTATGAATGCAGTTATTTCAACAGATGTTGCTAATATTGATATCTTAAAGGAACGGCTAGCTCAGGTACCTGATATGAATGGATTAGAGTTAGCTTCTAAGGTGTCTACTAAAGAACCTTATTATTTCGGAGATGAGAATGCAACTTTTAAGATTGCAGCATTGGATATTGGTATTAAAAAAAATATTCTGAGAAGTTTGGCTAACAGAGATGCCTATATCAAGGTGTTTCCTTATAATGCAACTTTTAATGAAATGCAAGATTGGAATCCTGATGGGTATTTCCTATCTAATGGACCTGGTGATCCTGAACCATTAAATGAGGCTATTGAATTGGCTAAGGAGATACTAAGTCGAAACCTTCCACTATTTGGAATTTGTTTGGGCCACCAAGTAATAGCTCTTGCTAATGGAATTCCAACATACAAAATGTACAATGGTCATCGCGGTATTAATCACCCTGTCATGAATTTGGTAACCGGCAAAGGAGAGATTACTTCTCAAAATCATGGTTTCGCTGTAGATAGAGAGGCTACTGAAGCGCACTCTGATGTTGAAATTACCCACGTTCATCTTAATGACAATACAGTTGCCGGTATTCGAATGAAAAGTAAAAATTGCTTCAGTGTACAATATCATCCCGAGGCTAGTCCAGGGCCACATGATGCCTCTTATTTATTTGACCAATTTATCGAGAACATTAAACAATCAAAATTATAA
- the rplQ gene encoding 50S ribosomal protein L17: protein MRHGNKVNNLGRKTAHRKAMLANMACSLIEHKRINTTVAKAKALKQFVEPLITKSKAENNQETAQNTHNRRVVFSQLRNKYAVAELFSTVAEKVADRPGGYTRIIKLGNRLGDNADMAMIELVDFNELYNAGKPAKKKTTRRGRTKKQDDAPVTEAPTTTENETTQDN from the coding sequence ATGAGACACGGAAATAAGGTAAACAATTTAGGAAGGAAGACTGCTCATAGAAAAGCTATGTTAGCTAATATGGCTTGTTCTTTAATTGAGCATAAGCGTATTAATACTACTGTTGCTAAGGCTAAAGCACTTAAGCAATTTGTAGAGCCGCTTATCACTAAATCTAAAGCTGAAAATAACCAAGAAACTGCTCAAAATACGCATAATCGTAGAGTTGTTTTCAGTCAGCTAAGAAACAAGTATGCAGTTGCTGAGTTGTTTAGTACCGTTGCTGAAAAAGTTGCTGATCGTCCAGGTGGTTATACAAGAATCATTAAGTTGGGTAACCGTTTGGGAGATAACGCTGATATGGCAATGATCGAATTAGTGGACTTTAATGAGCTATATAATGCTGGTAAACCTGCTAAGAAAAAGACTACCCGTAGAGGAAGAACTAAGAAGCAGGATGATGCTCCTGTGACTGAAGCTCCTACAACTACAGAAAACGAAACCACTCAAGATAACTAA
- a CDS encoding DNA-directed RNA polymerase subunit alpha translates to MALFNFQKPDKVIMIDSSDFEGKFEFRPLEPGYGLTVGNALRRVLLSSLEGYAITSVRIDKVDHEFSTIPGVVEDVTEIILNLKQVRFKRQIDDVDNETVSIAVTGKEQVTAGDFQKFISGFQILNPDLVICNMEPNVNINLEITVEKGRGYVPAEENAKANAPLGVIATDSIFTPIKNVKYSIENYRVEQKTDYEKLVFEITTDGSIHPKDALTEAAKTLIHHFMLFSDERITLEADEIAQTETYDEESLHMRQLLKTKLVDMDLSVRALNCLKAAEVDTLGDLVSFNKNDLMKFRNFGKKSLTELEELVNVKGLTFGMDLSKYKLDKD, encoded by the coding sequence ATGGCATTATTCAATTTTCAAAAGCCCGATAAAGTTATAATGATTGATTCATCCGATTTCGAAGGGAAATTTGAGTTTCGCCCTTTGGAACCTGGATATGGATTGACCGTTGGTAACGCATTGCGAAGAGTACTTTTATCTTCACTGGAAGGCTACGCTATCACATCGGTACGTATCGATAAAGTAGACCATGAGTTTTCAACTATTCCTGGTGTTGTAGAAGACGTTACAGAAATCATCTTAAATTTGAAACAAGTTCGTTTCAAGCGTCAAATAGATGATGTTGATAACGAAACCGTATCAATTGCTGTTACTGGCAAAGAACAAGTAACTGCCGGGGATTTCCAGAAGTTTATTTCTGGTTTCCAAATTTTGAATCCCGACTTGGTGATTTGTAATATGGAGCCAAATGTAAATATCAACTTGGAGATCACAGTTGAAAAAGGAAGAGGGTATGTACCTGCAGAGGAAAATGCCAAGGCTAATGCTCCTCTAGGTGTTATCGCAACCGACTCTATCTTTACGCCCATTAAGAACGTTAAGTATAGTATTGAAAACTATCGTGTAGAACAAAAAACCGATTATGAAAAATTGGTTTTTGAAATAACTACTGATGGTTCTATTCATCCAAAGGATGCTCTAACTGAAGCTGCTAAAACATTAATCCACCACTTTATGTTGTTCTCTGATGAGCGCATTACTTTAGAGGCGGACGAAATAGCTCAGACTGAAACTTATGATGAAGAATCTTTACATATGCGCCAATTACTTAAGACCAAATTGGTTGATATGGATCTTTCTGTGCGAGCTCTTAATTGTTTAAAAGCTGCAGAAGTTGATACTTTGGGTGACTTGGTATCGTTCAATAAAAATGATTTGATGAAATTCCGTAACTTTGGAAAGAAATCTTTAACAGAGCTTGAAGAGCTTGTTAATGTTAAGGGTCTTACCTTTGGGATGGATTTGTCCAAATATAAATTAGATAAAGACTAA
- the rpsD gene encoding 30S ribosomal protein S4, whose translation MARYTGPKTKIARKFGEAIFGDDKSFEKRNYPPGQHGSNRRRAKKSEYAIQLMEKQKAKYTYGILERQFRNLFERANRSKGVTGEVLLQLCESRLDNVVYRMGVATSRRGARQLVSHRHITVNGEIVNIPSYTLKAGDVVGVREKSKSLEVIENALAANSAVYEWITWNPEKKEGSFVSIPQRIQIPENIKEQLIVELYSK comes from the coding sequence AAGATATACAGGTCCAAAAACTAAAATTGCTCGTAAATTCGGTGAAGCAATTTTCGGAGATGATAAATCTTTTGAAAAAAGAAATTACCCTCCAGGTCAGCACGGTAGCAATCGTCGTCGCGCTAAAAAATCAGAGTACGCAATCCAATTGATGGAGAAGCAAAAAGCTAAATATACCTATGGTATTTTGGAGCGTCAGTTTCGTAATCTTTTTGAAAGAGCTAACCGTAGCAAAGGAGTAACTGGTGAAGTACTTCTTCAACTTTGTGAATCACGTTTAGATAACGTTGTGTACCGTATGGGAGTAGCAACTTCTCGTCGTGGTGCACGTCAATTGGTTTCTCACCGTCACATCACAGTGAATGGAGAAATCGTTAACATCCCTTCGTATACACTTAAAGCCGGAGATGTAGTTGGAGTAAGAGAGAAGTCCAAGTCTCTTGAGGTAATTGAGAATGCTTTGGCTGCTAACAGTGCTGTTTACGAGTGGATCACATGGAATCCTGAGAAAAAAGAAGGTTCTTTTGTTTCTATACCTCAACGTATTCAGATTCCTGAAAACATCAAAGAACAATTAATCGTCGAGTTATACTCTAAATAA